In a single window of the Bos taurus isolate L1 Dominette 01449 registration number 42190680 breed Hereford chromosome 23, ARS-UCD2.0, whole genome shotgun sequence genome:
- the PACSIN1 gene encoding protein kinase C and casein kinase substrate in neurons protein 1 isoform X1 codes for MLNATTHLSTAPPRTMSGSYDEASLAPEETTDSFWEVGNYKRTVKRIDDGHRLCNDLMSCVQERAKIEKAYAQQLTDWAKRWRQLLEKGPQYGSLERAWGAIMTEADKVSELHQEMKNSLLNEDLEKVKNWQKDAYHKQIMGGFKETKEAEDGFRKAQKPWAKKMKELEAAKKAYHLACKEEKLAVTREMNSKTEQSVTPEQQKKLQDKVDKCKQDVQKTQEKYEKVLDDVGKTTPQYMEGMEQVFEQCQQFEEKRLVFLKEVLLDIKRHLNLAESSSYVQVYRELEQAIRGADAQDDLRWFRSTSGPGMPMNWPQFEEWNPDLPHTAAKKEKQPKKAEGAALTNAAGVVESTSQAGDRGSVSSYDRGQTYATEWSDDESGNPFGGSEANGGSNPFDEDAKGVRVRALYDYDGQEQDELSFKAGDELTKLGEEDEQGWCRGRLDSGQLGLYPANYVEVV; via the exons ATGCTGAACGCCACCACCCACCTGTCCACCGCACCACCCCGCACTATGTCTGGCTCTTACGACGAGGCCTCGCTAGCTCCGGAGGAGACCACCGACagcttctgggag GTGGGGAACTACAAGCGGACGGTGAAGCGCATTGATGACGGGCACCGGCTATGCAACGACCTGATGAGCTGCGTGCAGGAGCGCGCCAAGATCGAGAAGGCCTACGCGCAGCAGCTCACCGACTGGGCCAAGCGCTGGCGCCAGCTCCTCGAGAAAG GCCCACAGTATGGCAGCTTGGAGCGGGCCTGGGGCGCCATAATGACGGAGGCCGACAAGGTGAGCGAGCTGCACCAGGAGATGAAGAACAGCCTGCTGAACGAGGACCTGGAGAAGGTCAAGAACTGGCAGAAGGACGCCTACCACAAGCAGATCATGGGCGGCTTCAAGGAGACCAAGGAGGCTGAGGACGGCTTCCGCAAGGCCCAGAagccctgggccaagaagatgaaggag ctaGAGGCAGCCAAGAAGGCCTACCATCTGGCTTGCAAAGAGGAGAAGCTGGCCGTGACCCGGGAGATGAACAGCAAGACGGAGCAGTCGGTCACACCCGAGCAGCAGAAGAAGCTGCAGGACAAAGTGGACAAGTGCAAGCAGGACGTGCAGAAG ACGCAGGAGAAGTATGAGAAGGTGCTGGACGACGTGGGCAAGACCACGCCCCAGTACATGGAGGGCATGGAGCAGGTGTTTGAGCAGTGCCAGCAGTTTGAGGAAAAGCGGCTGGTCTTCCTCAAGGAGGTGCTGCTGGACATCAAACGTCATCTCAACCTGGCTGAGAGCAGCAG CTACGTTCAAGTGTACCGGGAGCTGGAGCAGGCCATCCGGGGGGCCGATGCCCAGGACGACCTCAGATGGTTCCGCAGCACCAGTGGCCCTGGCATGCCCATGAACTGGCCCCAGTTTGAG GAGTGGAACCCAGACCTCCCTCACACCGCTGCCAAGAAGGAGAAACAGCCCAAGAAGGCAGAGGGGGCAGCGCTGACCAATGCTGCTGGCGTGGTGGAGTCCACGTCTCAGGCTGGGGACCGTGGCAG TGTTAGCAGCTACGACAGGGGCCAGACTTACGCCACCGAGTGGTCGGACGATGAGAGCGGGAACCCGTTTGGGGGCAGTGAGGCCAACGGAGGCTCCAACCCCTTTGACGAGGACGCCAAGGGAGTGCGCGTGCGGGCGCTCTACGACTACGACGGCCAAGAGCAGGACGAGCTCAGCTTCAAGGCGG GAGACGAGCTCACCAAGCTGGGCGAGGAGGATGAGCAGGGTTGGTGCCGCGGGCGGCTGGACAGCGGGCAGCTGGGACTCTACCCCGCCAACTACGTGGAGGTCGTCTAG
- the PACSIN1 gene encoding protein kinase C and casein kinase substrate in neurons protein 1, whose protein sequence is MSGSYDEASLAPEETTDSFWEVGNYKRTVKRIDDGHRLCNDLMSCVQERAKIEKAYAQQLTDWAKRWRQLLEKGPQYGSLERAWGAIMTEADKVSELHQEMKNSLLNEDLEKVKNWQKDAYHKQIMGGFKETKEAEDGFRKAQKPWAKKMKELEAAKKAYHLACKEEKLAVTREMNSKTEQSVTPEQQKKLQDKVDKCKQDVQKTQEKYEKVLDDVGKTTPQYMEGMEQVFEQCQQFEEKRLVFLKEVLLDIKRHLNLAESSSYVQVYRELEQAIRGADAQDDLRWFRSTSGPGMPMNWPQFEEWNPDLPHTAAKKEKQPKKAEGAALTNAAGVVESTSQAGDRGSVSSYDRGQTYATEWSDDESGNPFGGSEANGGSNPFDEDAKGVRVRALYDYDGQEQDELSFKAGDELTKLGEEDEQGWCRGRLDSGQLGLYPANYVEVV, encoded by the exons ATGTCTGGCTCTTACGACGAGGCCTCGCTAGCTCCGGAGGAGACCACCGACagcttctgggag GTGGGGAACTACAAGCGGACGGTGAAGCGCATTGATGACGGGCACCGGCTATGCAACGACCTGATGAGCTGCGTGCAGGAGCGCGCCAAGATCGAGAAGGCCTACGCGCAGCAGCTCACCGACTGGGCCAAGCGCTGGCGCCAGCTCCTCGAGAAAG GCCCACAGTATGGCAGCTTGGAGCGGGCCTGGGGCGCCATAATGACGGAGGCCGACAAGGTGAGCGAGCTGCACCAGGAGATGAAGAACAGCCTGCTGAACGAGGACCTGGAGAAGGTCAAGAACTGGCAGAAGGACGCCTACCACAAGCAGATCATGGGCGGCTTCAAGGAGACCAAGGAGGCTGAGGACGGCTTCCGCAAGGCCCAGAagccctgggccaagaagatgaaggag ctaGAGGCAGCCAAGAAGGCCTACCATCTGGCTTGCAAAGAGGAGAAGCTGGCCGTGACCCGGGAGATGAACAGCAAGACGGAGCAGTCGGTCACACCCGAGCAGCAGAAGAAGCTGCAGGACAAAGTGGACAAGTGCAAGCAGGACGTGCAGAAG ACGCAGGAGAAGTATGAGAAGGTGCTGGACGACGTGGGCAAGACCACGCCCCAGTACATGGAGGGCATGGAGCAGGTGTTTGAGCAGTGCCAGCAGTTTGAGGAAAAGCGGCTGGTCTTCCTCAAGGAGGTGCTGCTGGACATCAAACGTCATCTCAACCTGGCTGAGAGCAGCAG CTACGTTCAAGTGTACCGGGAGCTGGAGCAGGCCATCCGGGGGGCCGATGCCCAGGACGACCTCAGATGGTTCCGCAGCACCAGTGGCCCTGGCATGCCCATGAACTGGCCCCAGTTTGAG GAGTGGAACCCAGACCTCCCTCACACCGCTGCCAAGAAGGAGAAACAGCCCAAGAAGGCAGAGGGGGCAGCGCTGACCAATGCTGCTGGCGTGGTGGAGTCCACGTCTCAGGCTGGGGACCGTGGCAG TGTTAGCAGCTACGACAGGGGCCAGACTTACGCCACCGAGTGGTCGGACGATGAGAGCGGGAACCCGTTTGGGGGCAGTGAGGCCAACGGAGGCTCCAACCCCTTTGACGAGGACGCCAAGGGAGTGCGCGTGCGGGCGCTCTACGACTACGACGGCCAAGAGCAGGACGAGCTCAGCTTCAAGGCGG GAGACGAGCTCACCAAGCTGGGCGAGGAGGATGAGCAGGGTTGGTGCCGCGGGCGGCTGGACAGCGGGCAGCTGGGACTCTACCCCGCCAACTACGTGGAGGTCGTCTAG